In Sphingomonas psychrotolerans, the following proteins share a genomic window:
- the galU gene encoding UTP--glucose-1-phosphate uridylyltransferase GalU: protein MIKPLRKAVFPVGGLGTRFLPVTKAMPKEMLPIVDRPLIQYAVDEAIEAGIEQMIFVTGRGKSAIEDHFDIAFELEATMTGRGKSLEMLDATRLKPGAVAYVRQQEPMGLGHAVWCARDIVGDEPFAVLLADDFMVGQPGCLKQMVEAYNKTGGNLICAEEVPDDQTHRYGIITPGARDGSLTEVTGLVEKPAPGTAPSNLSVIGRYILQPEVMRVLEGQEAGAGGEIQLTDAMARMIGDQPFHGVTFQGTRYDCGDKAGFIQANIAVALERADIGPAVKAFLDAR from the coding sequence ATGATCAAGCCGTTGCGCAAGGCCGTATTCCCCGTGGGGGGGCTTGGCACTCGTTTCCTTCCCGTCACCAAGGCGATGCCCAAGGAGATGCTGCCGATCGTCGATCGTCCGCTGATCCAATATGCAGTCGACGAAGCGATCGAAGCCGGCATCGAGCAAATGATCTTCGTCACCGGCCGCGGCAAGAGCGCGATCGAAGACCATTTCGACATCGCGTTCGAACTCGAGGCGACGATGACAGGACGCGGCAAATCGCTCGAAATGCTTGACGCGACGCGGCTCAAGCCCGGCGCGGTCGCCTATGTCCGCCAGCAGGAGCCGATGGGGCTCGGCCATGCAGTGTGGTGTGCCCGCGACATCGTCGGCGACGAGCCGTTTGCGGTTTTGCTCGCCGACGATTTCATGGTCGGCCAGCCCGGCTGCCTCAAGCAGATGGTCGAGGCGTACAACAAGACCGGCGGCAATCTGATCTGCGCCGAGGAGGTCCCCGACGACCAGACCCATCGCTATGGGATCATCACACCCGGTGCGCGCGACGGATCGCTGACCGAAGTGACGGGGTTGGTCGAAAAGCCCGCGCCGGGCACTGCCCCTTCGAACCTGTCGGTGATCGGGCGTTACATCCTCCAGCCCGAAGTGATGCGCGTGCTCGAGGGGCAGGAGGCCGGCGCGGGCGGCGAGATCCAGCTGACCGATGCGATGGCGCGGATGATCGGCGACCAGCCGTTCCACGGCGTGACCTTCCAGGGCACCCGCTACGATTGCGGCGACAAGGCCGGGTTCATCCAGGCGAATATCGCAGTGGCGCTGGAGCGTGCCGATATCGGGCCGGCGGTGAAGGCGTTCCTCGACGCGCGATAG
- the msrB gene encoding peptide-methionine (R)-S-oxide reductase MsrB: MTQYRKTDEAVAALTPEEFRVTQQSGTERPGTGKYLNNKEPGIYVDIVSGEPLFASADKYESGCGWPSFTKPIEPANVAELRDASLGMVRTEVRSANGDSHLGHVFDDGPPDRGGLRYCINSASLRFVPRDRMEAEGYGAYLDQVEQPA; this comes from the coding sequence ATGACCCAGTATCGCAAGACCGACGAAGCCGTCGCCGCCCTCACCCCCGAGGAATTTCGCGTGACCCAGCAAAGCGGCACCGAACGCCCCGGCACCGGCAAATATCTGAACAACAAGGAACCGGGCATCTATGTCGACATAGTCTCGGGCGAGCCGCTGTTCGCGTCGGCGGACAAATATGAATCCGGCTGCGGCTGGCCGAGCTTCACCAAGCCGATCGAACCCGCCAACGTCGCCGAACTGCGCGACGCCAGCCTCGGCATGGTGCGCACCGAAGTCCGCTCGGCGAACGGCGACAGCCATCTCGGCCATGTCTTCGACGACGGGCCACCGGACCGCGGCGGCCTGCGCTATTGCATCAATTCGGCATCGCTGCGCTTCGTGCCCCGCGATCGGATGGAGGCCGAGGGCTATGGCGCGTATCTCGATCAGGTCGAGCAGCCGGCCTGA
- a CDS encoding nucleotide sugar dehydrogenase — protein sequence MSIEWPAHGLKLQARIEGGTAKIGVIGMGYVGLPLAVAFCEANCPVLAVDLDDAKIDALKSGQSYIKHIDGARIAPQVEAKRLDATSDLDRLGEADVLLICVPTPLSRHLEPDLKYVEATTAAIAKTLRRGQLVILESTTYPGTTREVMQPILEAGGLIAGKDFFLAYSPEREDPGNPTYSTTQIPKVVGADDKVSADLALALYKHVVPQTIAVSSAATAEAVKITENVFRAVNIALVNELKLIFTAMDIDVWEVIDAAKTKPFGFMPFYPGPGLGGHCIPIDPFYLTWKAREFNQHTKFIELAGQINADMPQHVIRVMSDTLDARFGRGLRGSRILVLGVAYKKNVDDIRESPSLRLMEMIEARGATADFHDPHVAQINGTREHPTLNYRHGVAWDPAEIAKYDAVLIATDHDAVDYAALVEAAPLVIDTRNACGKAGIVSEKVVRA from the coding sequence ATGAGTATCGAATGGCCGGCGCACGGATTGAAGCTCCAGGCGCGTATCGAAGGCGGCACCGCGAAGATCGGGGTGATCGGCATGGGCTATGTCGGCCTGCCGCTCGCGGTCGCCTTTTGCGAAGCGAACTGCCCGGTGCTCGCCGTCGACCTCGATGACGCCAAGATCGACGCGCTCAAGTCGGGCCAAAGCTACATCAAACACATCGATGGCGCGCGCATCGCCCCGCAGGTCGAAGCGAAGCGGCTCGATGCCACGTCGGATCTGGACCGGCTCGGCGAGGCCGACGTGCTGCTGATCTGCGTCCCCACCCCCCTCTCCCGCCATCTCGAGCCCGACCTCAAATATGTCGAGGCGACCACTGCGGCGATCGCGAAGACGCTGCGCCGGGGTCAGCTCGTCATCCTCGAATCGACCACATATCCTGGCACCACCCGCGAAGTGATGCAGCCGATCCTCGAGGCCGGCGGGCTGATCGCGGGCAAGGACTTCTTCCTCGCTTACTCGCCCGAGCGCGAGGACCCCGGCAACCCGACCTATTCGACGACACAGATCCCGAAAGTCGTCGGCGCCGACGACAAGGTCTCGGCCGATCTCGCGCTCGCGCTCTACAAGCACGTCGTCCCGCAGACGATCGCAGTCTCTTCCGCTGCCACCGCCGAGGCGGTCAAGATCACCGAGAACGTCTTCCGCGCAGTCAACATCGCGCTGGTGAACGAACTCAAGCTGATCTTCACGGCAATGGACATCGACGTGTGGGAAGTGATCGACGCGGCCAAGACCAAGCCGTTCGGCTTCATGCCCTTCTATCCGGGCCCAGGCCTTGGCGGGCACTGCATCCCGATCGATCCCTTCTATCTCACGTGGAAGGCGCGCGAGTTCAACCAGCACACCAAGTTCATCGAGCTCGCCGGCCAGATCAACGCCGACATGCCGCAGCATGTGATCCGGGTGATGTCCGACACGCTCGACGCGCGCTTCGGCCGGGGCCTGCGCGGTTCGCGCATCCTCGTGCTCGGCGTCGCCTACAAGAAGAATGTCGACGATATCCGCGAGAGCCCGTCGCTCCGGCTGATGGAGATGATCGAGGCGCGCGGCGCCACCGCCGATTTCCACGATCCGCACGTGGCGCAGATCAACGGTACCCGCGAGCATCCGACGCTCAACTATCGCCACGGCGTGGCATGGGACCCGGCCGAGATCGCCAAATACGACGCCGTTCTGATCGCCACCGATCACGACGCGGTCGACTATGCCGCTTTGGTCGAGGCCGCCCCGCTGGTGATCGACACCCGCAACGCGTGCGGGAAAGCGGGGATCGTGAGCGAGAAGGTGGTCCGCGCCTGA
- a CDS encoding NAD-dependent epimerase/dehydratase family protein: MTSEGKRVLVTGSAGFIGFHTCSKLLQQGATVLGVDNFSAYYDVALKEARTDILGNHAGFSLARVSIEDTDAFGAAWTAFKPDTVIHLAAQAGVRYSIDEPRSYIGANIIGTHNVLELARHNPVKHLLAASTSSVYGANTRMPFEETQRTQTPLSLYAATKGATELMGHSYSHLFGTPMTFFRFFTVYGPWGRPDMALFKFAKAMLAGEPIDVYNNGNMVRDFTYIDDLAESIVRLTDAIPGREPVEGDSLSPAAPFRSVNIGNGQPTPLMDYIGALETALGRTAIKNYLPMQQGDVPATEASSELLRRLTGYAPSTPPSEGVARFVDWYLEHYQV; the protein is encoded by the coding sequence ATGACGAGCGAAGGCAAACGGGTTCTGGTCACCGGCTCGGCAGGATTCATCGGTTTCCACACTTGCAGCAAGTTGCTCCAGCAAGGCGCAACCGTGCTCGGCGTCGATAATTTCTCTGCATATTACGATGTCGCGCTCAAGGAGGCGCGCACCGACATTCTCGGCAACCATGCCGGATTCTCGCTCGCCCGCGTGTCGATCGAAGACACCGACGCGTTCGGCGCGGCCTGGACCGCCTTCAAGCCCGACACGGTGATCCACCTCGCCGCGCAGGCGGGCGTGCGCTATTCGATCGACGAGCCGCGCAGCTATATCGGTGCCAACATCATCGGCACGCACAATGTGCTCGAACTCGCCCGGCACAACCCGGTCAAGCATCTGCTCGCCGCCTCGACCAGCTCGGTCTACGGCGCCAACACCCGGATGCCGTTCGAGGAGACCCAGCGCACCCAGACGCCGCTCAGCCTCTATGCCGCCACCAAGGGCGCGACCGAGCTGATGGGCCACAGCTACAGCCATTTGTTCGGCACGCCGATGACCTTCTTCCGCTTCTTCACGGTCTATGGCCCGTGGGGCCGGCCCGATATGGCGCTGTTCAAATTCGCCAAGGCGATGCTCGCCGGCGAGCCGATCGACGTTTACAACAACGGCAACATGGTGCGCGACTTCACCTATATCGACGACCTCGCCGAATCGATCGTGCGCCTCACCGACGCGATCCCCGGCCGCGAGCCGGTCGAGGGCGACAGCCTCTCCCCCGCCGCCCCCTTCCGCAGCGTCAATATCGGCAACGGCCAGCCGACCCCACTGATGGACTATATCGGTGCGCTCGAGACCGCGCTCGGCCGCACTGCGATCAAGAATTATCTGCCGATGCAGCAGGGCGACGTTCCCGCCACCGAAGCTTCGTCCGAATTGCTCCGTCGCCTCACCGGCTACGCGCCGTCGACGCCGCCGAGCGAGGGAGTGGCGCGCTTCGTCGACTGGTATCTGGAGCATTATCAAGTCTGA
- a CDS encoding HesA/MoeB/ThiF family protein has translation MSLSDEELERYARHIVLRELGGEGQRRLKDSRVLVIGAGGIGSPAIQYLAAAGLGQIAIVDDDRVDLSNLQRQTLFGTNDIGRSKAVAAAARVEALNPNVEVLAWQDRVDGSNIDAYVRGTHAVLDGSDNFATRLTVADAALRHRVPLISAAVAEFEGQLGTFRGWEADKPCYRCFVGADPDRPEATCAEQGVLGALTGLMGSLAALEAIRACTGFGEDSAGKLLLVDALSLRFRSLILPKDPGCPACSGLQTGSSSSGTMPQPSNA, from the coding sequence ATGAGCCTCAGCGACGAAGAGCTGGAGCGTTATGCGCGCCATATCGTGTTGCGCGAGCTGGGCGGCGAGGGCCAGCGACGGCTGAAGGACAGTCGAGTGCTCGTGATCGGCGCGGGCGGCATCGGCTCGCCGGCGATCCAGTATCTCGCGGCCGCCGGCCTCGGTCAGATTGCCATCGTCGATGACGACCGCGTCGACCTCTCCAACCTCCAGCGCCAGACCTTGTTCGGCACCAACGATATCGGCCGGTCAAAAGCCGTTGCCGCCGCCGCGCGAGTCGAGGCGCTCAACCCCAATGTCGAGGTGCTCGCCTGGCAAGATCGCGTGGATGGCAGCAATATCGACGCCTATGTGCGCGGCACCCACGCCGTCCTCGACGGCTCGGACAATTTCGCCACGCGGTTGACGGTCGCCGACGCGGCGCTGCGCCATCGCGTGCCGTTGATCTCCGCAGCGGTCGCCGAGTTCGAGGGTCAGCTCGGCACCTTCCGCGGCTGGGAGGCCGACAAGCCGTGCTATCGCTGCTTCGTCGGGGCCGACCCCGATCGGCCCGAAGCGACGTGCGCCGAGCAGGGCGTGCTCGGCGCACTCACCGGACTGATGGGCAGCCTCGCCGCGCTCGAGGCGATCCGCGCCTGTACGGGCTTCGGCGAGGACAGCGCCGGCAAGCTGCTGCTGGTCGACGCGCTGTCGCTGCGCTTCCGGTCGCTGATACTGCCCAAGGATCCGGGATGCCCCGCCTGTTCAGGGCTTCAGACCGGGTCCAGTTCCAGCGGAACCATGCCCCAGCCGTCGAACGCATAA
- the dut gene encoding dUTP diphosphatase: MSAPISIQIQRLPHGEGLPLPVYATTGAAGMDVVAAEDLILPPGGRRAVATGFAMAIPEGYEVQVRPRSGLALKHGVTCLNTPGTIDSDYRGEVKVILANLGDASFPIARGDRIAQLVPAPVQRATLAEVASLDETARGAGGFGSTGTR; this comes from the coding sequence ATGTCCGCTCCGATTTCCATCCAGATCCAGCGCCTGCCGCATGGCGAGGGCCTCCCGCTCCCCGTTTACGCCACGACGGGCGCGGCAGGGATGGACGTGGTCGCCGCGGAAGACCTGATCCTGCCACCCGGCGGGCGTCGAGCCGTTGCGACCGGCTTCGCCATGGCGATTCCCGAGGGCTATGAAGTCCAGGTCCGCCCGCGCTCGGGCCTCGCGCTCAAGCACGGCGTCACTTGCCTCAACACTCCCGGCACGATCGACAGCGACTATCGCGGCGAGGTCAAGGTGATCCTCGCCAATCTCGGCGACGCATCCTTCCCGATCGCTCGCGGCGACCGAATCGCGCAGCTCGTCCCCGCCCCCGTCCAGCGCGCGACGCTGGCGGAAGTCGCCTCGCTCGACGAGACGGCGCGCGGCGCCGGCGGCTTCGGCTCCACCGGGACACGATGA
- the coaBC gene encoding bifunctional phosphopantothenoylcysteine decarboxylase/phosphopantothenate--cysteine ligase CoaBC, protein MKRILLIVGGGIAAYKACELIRLCRKAGIAVKVVLTEGGSHFVTPMTLAALSENQVYTNLWDLTDETEMGHIQLSREADLVVVAPATADLLAKMAAGLADDLATTLLLATDKPVLAAPAMNVRMWQHAATRRNVTQLRADGVTVLEPDEGAMACGEYGPGRLPEPEAILAAIEQALSSSPIGPEFVEGHSFLATPADRLNGKHILVTAGPTHEPIDPVRYIANRSSGRQGFAIAEALARLGARVTLVSGPVALPTPTGVTRLDVETAREMAEAVAAALPADAAVMVAAVGDWHAAAAPQKLKKGETPPTLVLSENPDILATLARSPQRPKLVVGFAAETERVIEHATAKRLRKGADWIVANDVSGDVMGGEANTVHLVTADGVEDWERLPKAEVARRLAARIADAL, encoded by the coding sequence ATGAAGCGTATCCTGTTGATCGTCGGCGGCGGCATCGCCGCGTACAAGGCCTGCGAGCTGATCCGGCTGTGCCGCAAGGCCGGGATCGCCGTGAAGGTCGTGCTCACCGAGGGCGGCAGCCATTTCGTCACCCCGATGACGCTCGCCGCCTTGTCCGAGAACCAAGTCTATACCAATCTCTGGGACCTCACGGACGAGACCGAGATGGGCCATATCCAGCTGAGCCGCGAGGCCGATCTCGTGGTGGTCGCCCCCGCCACCGCCGATCTGCTGGCCAAAATGGCCGCAGGCCTCGCCGACGATCTCGCCACCACCTTGCTGCTCGCCACCGACAAGCCCGTCCTCGCCGCGCCCGCGATGAACGTCCGCATGTGGCAACACGCCGCCACTCGCCGCAACGTGACCCAGCTGCGCGCCGACGGCGTGACGGTGCTCGAGCCCGACGAGGGTGCGATGGCCTGCGGTGAATACGGCCCCGGCCGCCTGCCCGAGCCCGAGGCGATCTTGGCGGCGATCGAGCAGGCGCTCTCCTCTTCTCCAATTGGCCCCGAGTTCGTCGAAGGGCATTCCTTCCTTGCAACGCCTGCGGACCGTTTGAACGGCAAGCACATCCTCGTCACCGCCGGCCCCACCCACGAGCCGATCGATCCGGTGCGCTATATCGCCAATCGTTCCTCGGGCCGCCAGGGCTTCGCCATCGCCGAGGCGCTCGCCAGGCTCGGTGCGCGCGTAACGCTGGTGAGCGGCCCGGTCGCCCTTCCAACCCCCACCGGAGTCACCCGCCTCGATGTCGAGACCGCACGGGAAATGGCCGAGGCGGTCGCCGCCGCGCTCCCCGCCGACGCCGCGGTGATGGTCGCCGCAGTCGGCGACTGGCACGCCGCGGCGGCTCCGCAGAAGCTCAAAAAGGGCGAGACCCCGCCCACGCTGGTGCTTTCCGAGAACCCGGATATCCTCGCGACGCTCGCCCGCAGCCCGCAGCGCCCCAAGCTGGTGGTCGGCTTCGCTGCCGAGACCGAGCGCGTCATCGAGCACGCCACCGCCAAGCGCCTCCGCAAGGGCGCCGACTGGATCGTGGCGAACGACGTCTCGGGCGACGTGATGGGCGGCGAGGCGAACACCGTCCACCTCGTCACCGCCGACGGCGTCGAAGACTGGGAACGCCTGCCCAAGGCCGAAGTCGCCCGCCGGCTCGCCGCGCGCATTGCGGACGCGCTCTAA
- a CDS encoding right-handed parallel beta-helix repeat-containing protein, with product MASSLKRPLVAACLIAAGTLAYAAPAAAQATRTWVSGVGDDANPCSRTAPCKTFAGAISKTAAGGEINCIDQGAYGAVTITKSIALQCVGVTAGVLHSSTNGIVINAAATDNIFIRGLDINGAPPTSPGLNGIRFLAGASLTVENTVIRGSTGAAPNGFGILFAPSGNAKLVVSNSTISNNGAASSGGGILVQPTGSGSARVEVISSRIINNLNQGIRVDTSGNSGAGNQVAVTNSDISGNVLGVVVVTPASTTFGIVTLLNSTVAYNTTNGIVSNGGAAHVRLSGTTVTGNGAGGVAQGGLFAAGGGTIDTYGDNIIFGNLPEGAFTSPPVPKT from the coding sequence ATGGCTTCATCCTTAAAACGACCTCTTGTCGCGGCGTGCCTGATCGCGGCGGGTACTCTAGCCTACGCCGCGCCGGCGGCTGCGCAGGCGACGAGGACCTGGGTTTCGGGCGTTGGCGACGACGCCAATCCATGCAGCCGTACGGCGCCGTGCAAAACCTTTGCAGGCGCAATTTCGAAGACCGCCGCTGGCGGCGAAATCAACTGCATCGACCAAGGTGCGTACGGCGCGGTGACCATCACCAAGTCGATCGCGTTGCAATGCGTGGGCGTTACCGCTGGCGTGCTCCATTCATCGACCAACGGCATCGTCATCAACGCGGCGGCGACCGACAATATCTTTATCCGCGGGCTCGATATCAACGGCGCGCCGCCCACTTCGCCGGGACTGAACGGCATTCGCTTCCTTGCCGGCGCCTCCTTGACGGTGGAGAACACGGTCATCCGCGGGTCGACCGGTGCCGCGCCGAACGGCTTCGGTATCTTGTTCGCGCCGAGCGGCAACGCGAAGCTGGTGGTGAGCAACTCCACGATCTCCAACAACGGCGCGGCCTCGTCAGGCGGAGGAATACTCGTTCAGCCGACTGGTTCGGGCTCGGCGCGGGTGGAAGTCATCAGCAGCCGGATCATCAACAACCTCAATCAAGGCATTCGCGTCGACACATCGGGCAATAGCGGCGCGGGCAATCAGGTGGCGGTCACCAATAGCGACATCAGCGGAAATGTGTTGGGCGTGGTGGTCGTCACGCCGGCGTCAACCACATTCGGAATCGTCACGCTGTTGAATTCGACCGTCGCATACAACACCACCAACGGCATCGTTTCCAACGGGGGCGCCGCGCATGTCCGGCTAAGCGGCACCACCGTTACGGGAAATGGTGCGGGTGGCGTGGCGCAAGGCGGACTGTTCGCCGCCGGCGGCGGCACCATCGACACTTATGGCGACAATATCATCTTCGGGAATCTTCCCGAGGGGGCATTCACTTCTCCCCCGGTTCCCAAAACCTGA
- a CDS encoding asparagine synthetase B family protein has protein sequence MTALAGVWNFTGEPSAGAAARRMLAAQRIYGPHGDAAWDGGDVAIGRAIYEILPEDVHDRGPIIGGGGRFRLVADVRLDNRDELGAALCIDVDEARTLPDAAIVMRAWERWEMDSFARLYGDYAFALWDEAEHRLVLARDHVGARPLHYHRNASFLAFASMPKGLHALPEIPYAPDEIRAAEFLALMAERGPRSFFAKVSRVEAGQCAVIGRAGITRIWHWHPPTRTPMPVRGTDYAEGLRAHLDAAVAARLRGAGARVGSHLSAGFDSGSVCATAARLMSANGRVVAFTAVPRPGFTGAAGPFRINDEGDLAAATAAKYPNIEHVRVHSSGASALTDLDRDYFLFERPLANADVQQRWNQINAEARDRGIRVMLTAQSGNATISFSGLSYLPELVRRGRLPELLRVAGALVRNRDLRWRGALLQALGPWIPQSLWVLLHEIRSGYRPALSTYSMLKPGRLEAALQADESGDHSDFDPSYRPRSDATDLQRWMLSRVDFGNNQKGVLAGWGVDLRDPTADRRLAEYCMSIPLAAILDQGRLRGLARTAFADLLPPSVLDERRKGHQAADWFESFASQRDHVCGEIDRLAQVGAATAALDMERMRRLAEDWPVGGWTTPGIEARYRHALLRGMVSGHFLRKSSRSNV, from the coding sequence ATGACCGCATTGGCGGGCGTCTGGAATTTCACCGGCGAGCCCAGCGCCGGCGCCGCGGCGCGGCGCATGCTCGCGGCCCAGCGCATCTATGGCCCGCATGGCGATGCCGCCTGGGATGGCGGCGACGTCGCCATCGGACGCGCGATCTACGAAATCCTGCCGGAGGACGTGCATGATCGTGGGCCGATTATCGGCGGCGGGGGCCGCTTTCGGCTCGTAGCCGATGTCCGCCTCGACAATCGCGATGAGCTTGGCGCGGCGCTGTGTATCGATGTCGACGAAGCGCGTACGCTGCCTGACGCCGCGATCGTGATGCGCGCGTGGGAACGCTGGGAAATGGACAGCTTCGCCCGGCTCTATGGCGACTATGCCTTCGCTTTGTGGGACGAGGCGGAACACCGACTGGTGCTCGCGCGCGACCATGTCGGCGCCCGCCCATTACATTACCATCGCAACGCCAGCTTCCTCGCCTTTGCCTCGATGCCGAAGGGGCTGCATGCGTTGCCCGAAATTCCGTACGCGCCCGATGAAATTCGCGCTGCCGAGTTCCTCGCGTTGATGGCGGAAAGGGGCCCGCGCAGCTTTTTCGCAAAGGTCAGCCGGGTCGAAGCCGGGCAATGTGCAGTCATCGGGCGCGCGGGCATTACGCGGATTTGGCACTGGCACCCCCCAACCCGTACGCCGATGCCCGTCCGGGGGACGGATTATGCCGAAGGGCTGCGCGCGCATCTCGACGCAGCGGTCGCGGCCCGGCTCCGCGGTGCCGGCGCGCGGGTCGGCTCCCACCTGAGCGCTGGTTTCGACAGCGGGTCCGTGTGTGCCACCGCGGCGCGGCTTATGTCCGCCAACGGCAGGGTCGTGGCGTTCACGGCGGTTCCGCGTCCGGGGTTCACCGGCGCGGCCGGCCCCTTCCGGATCAATGACGAAGGCGATCTGGCTGCAGCCACCGCGGCGAAATATCCGAATATCGAGCATGTGCGGGTGCATTCGAGCGGTGCGTCAGCGCTCACCGACCTCGATCGCGACTATTTCCTGTTCGAACGCCCGTTGGCGAATGCCGATGTCCAGCAACGCTGGAACCAGATCAATGCGGAGGCGCGAGACCGCGGGATCCGCGTGATGCTCACGGCACAGTCAGGAAACGCCACGATAAGCTTCAGCGGTTTGTCCTATCTGCCGGAACTGGTTCGCCGGGGAAGGCTCCCCGAGTTGCTGCGCGTGGCCGGCGCGCTCGTGCGCAACCGCGACCTGCGCTGGAGAGGCGCGCTGCTGCAGGCCCTGGGTCCCTGGATTCCGCAGTCGCTATGGGTTCTGTTACACGAAATCAGGTCTGGCTACCGACCCGCTTTGTCGACTTACAGCATGCTGAAACCGGGCCGGCTCGAGGCCGCCCTGCAGGCCGATGAGAGCGGCGACCATAGCGACTTCGACCCCTCCTATCGCCCGCGAAGCGACGCCACGGATCTCCAGCGGTGGATGTTGAGTCGCGTCGACTTCGGCAACAACCAGAAGGGGGTGCTCGCCGGCTGGGGCGTGGATTTGCGCGACCCGACCGCCGACCGTCGTCTGGCGGAATATTGCATGTCGATCCCGCTCGCAGCCATTCTCGATCAAGGGCGACTGCGGGGACTGGCCAGGACCGCGTTCGCCGACCTGCTTCCCCCCAGCGTGCTCGATGAGCGGCGCAAAGGACATCAGGCCGCTGATTGGTTCGAGAGCTTCGCGTCGCAGCGCGACCATGTCTGCGGCGAGATCGACAGGCTGGCCCAAGTTGGTGCTGCCACGGCGGCGCTCGATATGGAGCGGATGCGTAGACTCGCCGAAGACTGGCCCGTGGGCGGTTGGACGACGCCCGGAATCGAGGCTCGATACCGACACGCGCTGCTCCGAGGAATGGTCAGCGGACATTTTCTGCGCAAGTCATCGCGCAGCAATGTATGA